In Carassius carassius chromosome 7, fCarCar2.1, whole genome shotgun sequence, one genomic interval encodes:
- the vegfc gene encoding vascular endothelial growth factor C, which produces MHLFGISVFCLALIYATLALETSHDYFDYDYDQDQGDAMEHSEPDFVEQLRSAGSVDELMRIVYPSYWSMLKCRSKMGLRLPQRDHSSTETRSEEASYAAAFINLEIFTSIQTEWRNTLCMPRQVCLDVGKEFGAATNTFYKPPCVSVYRCGGCCNSEEQVCKNMSTSYISKTLFEITVPMKYGAKPVTISFANHTSCSCLSKQDLYRQQHSIIRRALPECHVANKTCPENHSWSNRLCRCVLLPDTLFSKPHSEFDQDFCGPDKELDEETCQCVCRKDLRTAGCGPHHYLDKNTCQCVCKAKPSSCRPQQSFNKDTCQCTCAKVCPSSQPLNRTKCVCECTESPNKCFLKGRRFHPATCSCVRPPCNMDPKKRGCNDDEYFSEELCRCIPKYWGRLN; this is translated from the exons atgcacttatttggaatTTCTGTCTTCTGTCTCGCACTGATTTATGCAACCCTTGCTTTGGAGACAAGTCACGACTACTTTGATTATGATTATGACCAAGATCAAGGGGATGCCATG GAGCATTCAGAGCCAGACTTTGTGGAGCAGTTGCGTTCAGCAGGTAGCGTGGACGAGCTTATGAGAATCGTTTACCCCAGCTACTGGAGCATGCTGAAGTGTCGTTCCAAGATGGGATTGCGCTTACCTCAGAGAGATCACAGCTCCACAGAAACAAGGTCGGAGGAGGCTTCCTATGCGGCTGCTTTCATCAATCTTGAAATTTTTACAA GTATTCAGACAGAGTGGAGAAACACCCTGTGCATGCCACGCCAAGTTTGTTTAGATGTTGGGAAAGAGTTTGGGGCAGCTACAAACACCTTCTATAAACCACCCTGCGTGTCTGTCTACAGATGTGGGGGCTGCTGCAACAGTGAGGAGCAAGTGTGCAAGAACATGAGCACTTCATATATCAGCAAGACG TTGTTTGAAATCACAGTTCCTATGAAGTATGGGGCCAAGCCAGTCACCATAAGCTTCGCCAACCACACTTCCTGCAGCTGTTTGTCAAAACAGGATTTGTATCGACAGCAGCACTCAATAATTCGAAGAGCCTTACCAGA ATGTCATGTGGCAAATAAAACATGCCCAGAGAATCACAGCTGGAGCAATCGCTTATGCAGATGTGTGCTACTGCCCGACACCCTTTTTTCAAAACCACATTCTG AATTTGATCAAGACTTCTGCGGACCCGACAAAGAGCTGGACGAGGAGACTTGTCAGTGTGTTTGCCGAAAAGACCTGCGAACAGCAGGCTGTGGACCGCACCACTACCTGGACAAGAAcacctgtcagtgtgtgtgtaaagcAAAGCCCTCTTCCTGCAGGCCTCAACAGAGCTTCAACAAGGACACCTGCCAGTGCACTTGCGCCAAGGTGTGTCCCAGTAGTCAGCCTCTCAACCGcaccaagtgtgtgtgtgaatgcacagAGTCCCCTAACAAGTGCTTCTTAAAAGGAAGGCGGTTCCACCCGGCCACGTGCAG TTGTGTCAGGCCGCCGTGTAACATGGACCCTAAGAAAAGAGGATGTAACGATGATGAGTATTTCAGTGAAGAACTGTGTCGCTGTATACCTAAATACTGGGGGAGACTGAACTAA